The genomic region ctaaaatgtaaactGGACTGTGCCCTGGCTCAAAATTTGTCAGTAGCTTCCCATTGCCTTTAGGCTACAAAATACTGCCTCATCTGAGCCCTGCTTACCTCTTCCTTTTGCTCCCTAACTAGTCCCACCCTGCAgaaagcacctggcacataataaacatTCAACACATGTTTGCCAAATGAAGGAAGGCACTGTTTAACTTGTCAGTGAACTAACTGCCCCAGAAGCCACAGGCTGTGGACCACATGGACAAAAGCTTTCAGGTCCACCCTGCAGGGCTGTTCTGCTATGCAAGACTGGAACACAGCTCACTCTAACTGGGAATGCTTATGGCAGGGGCCTTGACCACAAACAGAAGGCAGACACGTTCAGCTAATTATCACCTGCCAGACTATTTGGCAGCTTGGGCTGCAGAGGTGGGAGCCTGAGGCTGAATACTGACCTCTTCAGCATTCTCCAAGTCATCTAGCCCTTCATCCTCTTCCACATCATCAAAGTCGTCACCATCAAAACTGTACAGGAAGAAGAGATCAGTTACTTAGAGCATCACTTACAAGAATCAAAGAGGGGCCAGGTACGGTGACTCACACTGGTAATCCTGGTACTCTGGGAGACCGaagtgtgtggatcacttgaggccaggaattcgagaccagcctggccaacgtggcaaaaccccgtctctactaaaaatacaaaaattagccaggcatggtggcacatgtccgtaataccagctactcgggaggttgagtcacaagaattgcttgaacccaggaggtggagattgcagtgagccaagattgcactgctgcactccagcatgggtgacagaacaagaacctgtctcaaagtaaataaaataagaaaaataaaaaataaaaatcagaggccaggcgtggtggctctgggattaagcctgtaatcccagcactttgggagaccaacgcgggcagagttcaaggccagcctgaccaacatagtgaaaccccgtttctactaaaaatacaaaattagctgggagtggtggcacacgcctgtaatcccagttacttgggaggctgaggcaggagaatcacctgaacccaggaggcagatgttgtggtgagctgagatcacgccattgcactccagcttgggcaacaagagcgaaactccatctcaaaaaaaaacccaaaaaaacaaaacaaaacaaaaaaatcaaagagggcAGAGATCTGTGTCTCTCCCAGTATGTAAGAAGCACTCAAATATTTACTTGATAAgtaaatcagccaggcacagtgactcacgtctgtaatcccagcactttgggaggccgaggcgggtgcatcacctgaggtcaggagttcgagaccagcctggccaacatggagaaatcccatctctactaaaaacacaaaaaaattagccgggcgtggtggcaggcgcctgtaatcccagctactcaggaggctgaggcaagagaattgcttgaacccgaaaggcggaggttgcagtgagccaaggtcaccccactgcactgcagcctgggtgacacagcgagactccttctcaaaaaaaaagaatactggccgggtgcggtggctcaagcctgtaatcccagcactttgggaggccgagacgggcggatcagaaggtcaggagatcgagaccatcctggctaatccagtgaaaccccgtctctactaaaaaatacaaaaaactagccgggcgaggtggcgggtacctgtagtccctgctactcgggaggctgaggcaggagaatggcgtgaacccaggaggcggagcttgcagtgaggtgagatcccgccactgcactccagcctgggagacagagtgagactccgtctcaaaaaaaaaaaaaaagaatactaagtAAATCCGACTTTTGTTCCATTTTACTCCTTAATTTTTCCCCATCTGCCCCCAAATTTCGCTAGGACTCATTCGTCATCACTGTTTCCCTCTCTACTAGATCATTCCcatcagcatttttattttattttattttattttttttgagacaaagtctagctctgtcacccaggctggagtgcaatgccacgatcttggctcaccgcaacctccgcctcccaggttcaagcaattctcctgtctcagtctcccgagtagctggattataggcacatgccaccatgcccagctaatttttgtatttttagtaaagatggggtttccccatgttgactaggctgatctcgaactcctgacctcaggtcatccaccctcctcggcctcccaaagtgctgggattacaggtactggCCCCATCAGCATTTCAACATGTGCTTTTCctcatgtaaaacaaaaacaaaaacaaacaaaaaaccttacttctcttctccctcccccataGCCCTAATTCCAAGGTGCCCTTTGAAGCAAAAATGTGTGAAAGAGCTGTCCACCCTCACTGCCCCCAATTCCTCTATTCCCATTTTGTCATAATCTCACTCCCAAAAGCCTTTCACCGCGATAGCTCCATCAAAACCACTTTCCAAGCTCATTAATGATCTCCACGTTGCTAAATCCAGTGGCCAACTCTCATTCTCATTTAGCCTGATCTATCAGCTGGCACATTAGGCCACTTGCTCTCCTCACTTGACTCCAACAACACCTCACTTTCTTGGTGCTCCCCCACCTCCCCGGCTTCTCTTTTCCTCCAAGCACTCAATGTCCAAATGCCCTAATGCTCAGCCACGGGTCATCTCCTCTTCTCTACTGACACTCACTAGGAATGCGGTAGCGATCCCACGCgtatcttatttttatcttcagaCTAGCTCTCTTTGCGCCCACACATCCAACAGGTAATTTTTTGGCTCTatctttaaaatagtaatatatcCAGAATTCAAAACCAGTTCTCACCATCTCTACTCCTACTGACTTCTTTCACCTAGATTACtacaaacaggccgggcacggtggctcacgcctgtaatcccagcactttgggaagccgaggtgggtggatcacttgaggtcaggagttcgagaccagtttggccaacatggtgaaacccgtctctactaaaaatacaattagccaggtatggtggtgcacgcctataatcccagctactcgggaggctgaggcaggagaaccccttgaacccgggaggcagaggctgcagtaagccgagatcgtaagccgagatcgcgccactgcactccagcctgggcgacagaacgaaactccgtctcaagaaaaaacaaaaaaattactgcaATTAACAGTCTCAGACTTTTATTTAATGCCACCCGGGGAGCTGCCCAAGACCCTCCTGTGGAGTACTCCTACACTACGTACTTCTAGAACTGTGAAGAACTTCTAGAACTACGTACTTCACAGAAGCAGATGGAGAACTGGGGAAGCTCACGCGACCACCATTACCTGCTTGCTTGCTTACTTATGGGCCTATGCCGCCTATTCTACAAAGTGAGCACGTGGAGAGGCAAGGACGATTCTTCTTTCACCTCAGTATTCCCACTGCATGACACAGAGCCCGGCTCGCTGGAACATTTGCTGAAGGACACCTTTTCCACGGATCCCCTCTGGACCCTCGAGCCTGGGCCctcctgtgcccagcctccagcccGGGCTATGCTCCTGGGTCCCCGCCCTTCCCTTCCTAGGCTCCGCCGGCCCCCTCAGGACCCCAGGCCCCTCAGACATTGCCCCTAGACGCCAGGTTCCTCAGCTGCCTTCGACCCAAGCCCTGCCTCACCCGCCCCTTCCGAATATGCCGCAAAGGCCACTCCGCTCCCGCACTCACTTGTCCTCGTTGTCTGACATGACACCCTCGCCTCAGGGACCCCGCTGCGTCCCAGTCCCGCACGGAGACCCGCAAATAGCGCCTCTACAACTCGCGGCGCCTCGCTTATCTTGCGCCTGCGCGGTAACCCAGAGGCAATCACTTCCGGGAGGCAGGCCAGAGAGGGGAAGTGCGCATGCGCTGATTCGTGAGTGCGCGTTTCTATGGTAGCCAGAGTCGCTAGCTGCCAGCTCCAGCAGCCCGGATCGCGTAGTATTTCTGCGTGGCACCGGTGCTGGTGCGGCTGTAAAGCAGTGGTCAGTGGTCACCGCCTCCGGGAGCCCACTTGTATGTGCAGAGGGGAGCACCCAGAGTGGGTCTTAGGGTGAAATTTCAATTTTGGCATATCACCCAGTGGGTACGGTTGTGACCATGGCTATATTAACACTCCCTTCCCGAGGGGACTTCCCTGCCACAGGCGCTGGGTCAGAAtgaggactgtgtgtgtgtacctgtctGTGTCTGGGTGGGAGGTTTAGGCACTGTCGCAATATTAACTGGCGGCATCATTCTCTGGCTCGATCTCCGCTTCCAGACTTCTGGGGATGTTGGGCATGGGGGAACAGAGATTAGGAATAGGAGACAGGAGGTGTGTCATTGCGTCTTTCCCTCCTCAGGGTCCTCCCATGGCTTCACAGAAGCAGATGGAGGTAGTGACCAAAGGAACTGGGTTCCGGCGCCGCCCCAAGACGACCACTTACACCCCGGGGACCTGCGAGCTGCTCAGAGGTCAGTGCGTTAAAGCAGCgatccccagcctttttggcaccagggaccggtttcgtgGAAGGAAATTTTTCCACTGACGGGGGTGTGGGgaatggtttcgggatgaaactgttcacctcagatcatcagatattagttagattctcataagaaaagcgtgcaacctagatccctcgcgtgcgtagttcacaatagggttcgcgctcctatgagaatctaaggcCGCCACTGACCTGAAAGGAGGCGGTGAGGCTTGCTAGCCCGCCGCTAACCTCTTGCTGTgcggcccggttcctaacaggccagggactggtaccagtccactGACGggaggttggggacccctgagtTAAAGGATGAGAGAAGAATGGTGGTAGTTACCCTCTGTAACTGAGTTCCCCCGTACCTGACCTGTGGCTTAGCAATTGCTATTttcctttacagataaggagcCTGGGGTTCAGAAAGCTTCAAAGTTCTACTGCATATGCCTTAggcggggagaggagggggaggttCAAGGTGCTACAGCTTGCCAAAAGTCAAAGAACTAAAGTTTTTAGAGTAGTTAACTCCTATGCATCCTTTAGATCACACTTTCAACTTTCCCGAGGAAGATCTCTCCTCCTTACCACCACAGTAGGATCAGCTGTTATGCACCCTCACACATTTTCCTTCACTGGGGTTAGCACAAGCTGTAGTCAGTTATTTATCTGCCTGCGGCCCAGGAGTCCTCACAGAATGCTTTGTCGTGCAGTGATGATGAAGGAATCCAAACTGACGAACATCCAGCAGCGCCACATCATGGACATCATGAAAAGTAAGGGGCAATCCACAGAGCCTTCCTGGCCAGAGGGGATCTGGggccacgttttttttttttttttttttttttgagactgagtcttgccctgttgcccaggctgcagtgtagtggcgcgatctcggcgcactgcaagctccacctcccgggttcacgccattctcctgcctcagcctcccgtgtagctgggactacaggtgtctgccaccacacccggctaattttttgtattttttagtacagacggggtttcaccgtgttaaccaggatggcctcgatctcctgaccttgtgatccgcccaccttggcctcccaaagtgctgggattacaggtgtgagccaccgtgcctggcctggggccacattctttttatttattttttattttttttatttatttatttttttggagacggagtctcgctctgtcgcccaggctggagtgcagtggccggatctcagctcactgcaagctccgcctcccgggtctacgtcattctcctgcctcagcctcccgagtagctgggactacaggcgcccgccacctcgcccggctagttttttgtattttttagtagagacggggtttcactgtgttagccaggatggtctcgatctcctgacctcgtgatccgcccgtctcggcctcccaaagtgctgggattacaggcttgagccaccgcgccctgccaggGGGCCACATTCTTAATGCTTCTGCATGTTAAGGGAGAGAGGAcctcatataaaaaaaaaaaaacagctgggcacgtggctcatgccggtaattccaacactttgggaagccgaggtgggaggatggcttgagcccaggagttcaagaccagcctgggcaacaccgcaagaccttatctccacaaaaatttttttttttttgagatggaatctcactctgtcacccaggctggagtgcagcggcatgatctcggctgactacaacctccacctcctgggttcaagcaattctcctgcctcagcctcctgagtagctgggattacaggcatgcgccaccacacctggcttaatttttgtatttttagtagagacggggtttcaccatgttggccaggctggtctcaaactcctgacctcatgatctgcccgcctcggccccccaaagtgctgggattccaggtgtcagccaccacacccagcctccaaaatttttaaaaattagccaggtgtggtggtgcacacctgtagtcccagctactcaggaggttgaggtgggaggatcacttgaccctgggaggtcaaggctgcaatgagctgtgattgcaccactgcactccagccggacaACTGAGGGGAACCTgctctcaaaattaaaataaaataaaataaaataaaataaaataaaataataataaaataaaatataaaataaaatataaaaacaggtcaggctgggtgtgggagctcacacctgtaatcccaacactttgggaggccaagacaggcagatcacctgaggtcaagaccagcctggccaacatggtaaaatgctgtctctacaaaaatacaaaaattagctgggcatgatggcgggtgcctgtaataccagctacccaagacgctgaggcaggagaatcacttgaacctgggaggcagaggctgcagtgagctgagaccacaccactgcactccagcctgggcgacagagcaagactccatctcaaaaataaaaaataaaaaatataaaaacaggttaggtgtggtggctcatacctataatcctatcactttgggaggctaagacagaaggattgctcaagcccaggagttcaagaccagcctgggcaaaacacatacatactgggctgtacctgtagtcctagatagtcaggaagctgaggcaggaggatcacatgagtcctggagttcaaggccagctggggcaacacagcaaaacctctcTCTACAACAACATTTTTGGGTGTGTGACCAAAAAAATTAGTATTCCTGACCCCTTGCTCCTGGGGAATTGATCTTGTAGAGGCTGGATGAGCAGAAAAGGTAGACAGGCACAGATCAAAACAGtatatgggccaggtgtggtggctcatgcctgtaaccccagcactttgggaggctgaggcgggcagatcacccaaagtaaggagttcaagaccaccctggccaacatggtgaaactccatccctactaaaaatataaaaattagccaggtgtggtgacccgggcctgtagtcccagctacttgggaagctgaagcaggagaatagattgaacctgggagacggaggttgcaatgagccaagatcatgccatcgcactccagcctgggtgacaagaacaaaactctgtctcaaaaaaacaaaaaaaattagccaggcatggtggcacacaccataatcccagctactcaggagactgaggcacaagaatgctTGTACCCAGGAGATGTAGGTTGCAGAGAACCAacatcacgcccctgcactccagcctgggcaacagagggagactctgtctcaaaaaaaaaaacaatggatgGGACCTGCTCTAAGCTGGGCTTTATGGTAGTTGAGAGGTGGGGTCAACCGACCAGACAGGTGACATATTTGGATGGCCTGGGGGAGAAGCCCCAGGGATGGCCAAGCAGGGGGATGGACCACAGGAAGGATAGGTACCTATCGTCCGAACTGTCCCTCCTTATCCATGGAGCATACAGAAAGCTTTAGAAACCCATCCATAGAAATTAAAGCACCAGTACAAAGATTTgatgtacaagaatgtttattgcagcattgtttgaaGTAGTAAAAAACAAACCTAGAAATAACCTGAATTTCTGAAACTAGGAGGTGTGCTGAATAATGTATCCATTCTAAGGATACTAGTATATagctataaaaaataagttacataTAAATGGAGTGATCTGAACAGATGTCTATGAAAAAATGTGAAGTGAAAAGtctgttattttaatatattacagtATGATCCAGTGTTTGAAAGAATcttatatgcacatataaaatatatacacatatatctctGAACATGTTTGTATAACCATCAAAAAGGAAAGAGACCACCAAACTGTTACCATCATCACTCATTCATTATAGAGCGGTGGGATTGGAAGGAAGAAGACAAGATTCCTTGTACTGtttgacttgttttgttttgtgttttgagacagagtctccctctgttgcccaggctggagtgcagtggctcaatctcggctcactgcaacttccgcctcctgggttcaagcgattctcctgcctcagccttcctagtatctaggattacaggcatgcatcaccacgtccagctaatttttattttttgggtttttttttttttttttttttttttttttttgagacagtcttgctcagtcacccaggctggagtacaatgatgcaatcttggctcaccgcaacctctgcctcctgggttcaagtgattctcccacctcagcctcctgagtagctgggactactgatgcctgccaccacgcctggctaattttttgtatttttagtggagacggggtttcaccgtgttagccagggtggtctcaaactcctgacctcaggtgatcacccatctcggcctcccaaagtgctgggattacaggcgtaagtcaccgtgcccagccaacttttatttttaaaaagtggccgGGTGTaatagctcatgcctatattcctagcactttggaaagctgacgtgggtggatcacttgaggtcaggagttcaagaccagcctggccaacatggcccgtctctactaaaaatacaaaaattagctgagcatggtggcacatgcctgtaattccagttacttgggagactgaagcaggagaatcgcttgaacctaggaggcgaaggttgcagtaagcttagattgcgccactgcactccagcctgagtgacagagcaagactcagactcaaaaaaaaaaaaaaaaagccatgtgggtcctcccacccccactcttCATTCCCCAGGAGGAGATGCTTTGCCCCCACAGTGCAGCCTAACATCCAGCCAGAGGGTCTTACCTTCCAAGCAAATAGCCTCGCCTATCTACCTGCCTCCCATCCTCGCAGCCCGTCCCCACCTCCGGCCTGCCAACATGTGCCAAGCCAATGGGGCCTACAGCCGGGAGCAGTTCAAGCCTCAAGCCACCAGTAAGTGAGGGTCTCGGCctttccccatctccctgggGGAGGACGGGGGAGAGGGACGCAAGCAGTGGGAAGGTTGCTAATCACATCCCCATGCACTTTGTACCGATGCTCTTGAGCCTCAGCACATGTTAGCTTAGGGGTATTCAGGGCGCAGAGGAAACAAGTCAGATGgtcctctttttttatttttccagaactCACGATTAGCTGGAATCTACCAATTCCTGATTTTAGGGGCTATCAGGGCTCAAGGCCACAGCCCAACCTCTCCCTGCAGCCCCTACACATAGGTTGCCACTACAGGCATCACCAAGGCCCCAGGTTCCTGAGCTTTCTTAGCCTTGCTCTGCACCAAAGCAGTGTGTGGGTTTTgacaaaacttctttttttttttggagatagagtctcactctgtgcccaggttggagtgcagtggtgctatcttggctcactgcaacctccacctcctgagttcaagcaagtctcatgtcagcctcctgagtagctgggattacaggtgtccaccaccatgtccagttaatttttatatttttagtagagatggggtttcaccatgttggccaggctggtcttgaactcctggcctcaggtgatccgcccaccttggcctcccaaatgcttggactacaggtgtgagccaccgtgcccggactctttttctttttttttttttaagagatgggatatTGGCccggcgtgatggctcatgcctgtaattccagcactttgggaggccaaggctggcagattgcttgagctcacgtGTTTGCGACctgcctgggcaacgtggcaaaactccatctctactaaaaaaaaaaaaaaaaaaatacaaaaattagctgggcacgatgatgtccacctgtagtcccagctactcggaaggctgagatgggaagatggcttgagcccgggaggttgcagtgagtcgaaattatgtcactgcactccaatctgggcaacagagtcagaccttgtctcaaaaaaaaaaaaaaaaaaaaaaaaagaaagaaagaaaaaagaaaagaaaaagaaaaaaaagagatgggggtttcactacatccattaggctggtcttgaactcccggtcttaagtgatcctgccacctcagcctcccaaagtgttggaattacagaacATACCCAGAGTCTTTTCTTGGTTCTTTCaacctctttctgcctctcttgaCAGTACAGTATTGCTCAGGAGAACCCAGGGTAGGAGCCAGGTGTACAGAAGCCCTGTCTGCATGACCAGGCACCCTGCAGCAAGCGCGTGCACTTGGGAACGCAGACCATGAATGAGGGCACCCTTCGCGGCCTAACTAGGCCATTT from Macaca thibetana thibetana isolate TM-01 chromosome 10, ASM2454274v1, whole genome shotgun sequence harbors:
- the C10H22orf23 gene encoding UPF0193 protein EVG1 isoform X1, with translation MVARVASCQLQQPGSRSISAWHRCWCGCKAVGPPMASQKQMEVVTKGTGFRRRPKTTTYTPGTCELLRVMMKESKLTNIQQRHIMDIMKRGDALPPQCSLTSSQRVLPSKQIASPIYLPPILAARPHLRPANMCQANGAYSREQFKPQATRDLEKEKQRLQNIFAMGKDPEERKRKAPPARQEAPAPEQDRFEELVKEIQERKEFLTDMEALGQGKQYRGIILAEISQVGETTGEAGRGRAQSKCEWKYRASCGRVQGSSSSSLL
- the C10H22orf23 gene encoding UPF0193 protein EVG1 isoform X3, which encodes MASQKQMEVVTKGTGFRRRPKTTTYTPGTCELLRVMMKESKLTNIQQRHIMDIMKRGDALPPQCSLTSSQRVLPSKQIASPIYLPPILAARPHLRPANMCQANGAYSREQFKPQATRDLEKEKQRLQNIFAMGKDPEERKRKAPPARQEAPAPEQDRFEELVKEIQERKEFLTDMEALGQGKQYRGIILAEISQVGETTGEAGRGRAQSKCEWKYRASCGRVQGSSSSSLL
- the C10H22orf23 gene encoding UPF0193 protein EVG1 isoform X2, giving the protein MVARVASCQLQQPGSRSISAWHRCWCGCKAVGPPMASQKQMEVVTKGTGFRRRPKTTTYTPGTCELLRVMMKESKLTNIQQRHIMDIMKRGDALPPQCSLTSSQRVLPSKQIASPIYLPPILAARPHLRPANMCQANGAYSREQFKPQATRDLEKEKQRLQNIFAMGKDPEERKRKAPPARQEAPAPEQDRFEELVKEIQERKEFLTDMEALGQGKQYRGIILAEISQKLREMEDIDRRRSEELRKALATT